Sequence from the Ziziphus jujuba cultivar Dongzao chromosome 9, ASM3175591v1 genome:
agaaaatatttttttatgagaaaaaatattggagatttttattagttttattacaaTGAATATTGTTTTTAAGTGGAGATAAATTATATAAGTTGTCTTAAATAAGGATATACGTCTGCCATTAGATTATGtcaatttaaaagttatttggtatatataatatactcttatctatttaaacaaattattgttttggattttttgaaAATCACTATACAtaactaaaaatttttaaaaagcttaGGAGGGCCATGACCCTTCCAACTTCCAATGTGGCTCCGCTATTGGATCatactctcctttgggtgttttaataTTGGAAGtaaatgaatttgaattctaaatctttatttgaaaaaagaaaaaaaagagtggCTTTATTACTATCCCCACGAGCAATCCTTTCGCGTTTACTTGTTCATGTGAGGCTTCTTGTAAAACAAATCCTTTAAAAACTGTGATCAATTACATCTATCCATTAGTAATTATCACCAATGATGAGAaatacaaaacttgaaaataaaacaaaaattggcgTCGggcatgatttttgaaaaactgaTTGTAGAGCTTCTCATTGCATTGTAcagttttgtctttttcttttttaatatatatatatatatatatatatatatatatataaaaagagctCTAAGCCTCCAGAAGAGCTTATCAGAACTAGAAAAGTGTAGTTCATCAAGAAACTCTCCTTAAGAAGCAAAAGTTATAAAAgaagtaaaaacaaaatttttcctAACGACACCTTAACCCAATCACATAGAGATCtttgaaaatcaatatttatcCTAAACAAAACCTCAATCTAATCACACAGAGATATTTGAAAGATAATGTCTAAACAAAAACTGTAATCTGTCCACTCTATCAGAATTTTATATTCCATAAACAAGCTGCTTGCAAGTCAACATTTGCCAGCAACCAACCCTATTTCTATCTTTAGATCTTTCTGAATTCTGACAAGAAAACAGATGAATTAATTTCATGCCTATGCTTCGATGCTAATGCACGTGAAAGTCATTTTCTtcgttacatatatatacaataaactATAAAACAGCAGCCGGTCAAGTATGTATGGACAAGAGTAACTTGTAGGcttgtttattttattctttcagttttacaacataaaataaaataaaatgaaataaaaataaggcaGTGTTTGACTCGGGAATCTGAAAAGTCAAAAAAGGATGTCCTAGTCAGATCaagttaataatttaatagatttagattcaatcatattaattattaattgaataaatataaatagatgTGGAATGCATGATGAAGACTTGAGAGGTCTGTGATTACAagttaattagttttattatcTCACTGATTGATATGAAAATAAGTAAAACAGTTGTTCTGCAGACATTTTGGTGATGAGAAAACCTTCCCTAGTTGAGTTCACTTCTCTTTTAGCATTCAAAAAGTCTACCATAGTAGACCCCATTTATAGATGAAACCAACCGAAAGTTTCAACCTCAACCATGACCCTTTGTCAAAAAGTCACAATTATGTTGCAGATAAACATGAGAAGGAatataaaacatcaatttaataTCCCCAAACAAACATATGGTTGCTAAAGAACGACTATACAGTCATCAGTgatacaatttttaaaacttaagcCATCGAAATGCGTGTtaaagattaagaaaatatcTTATCAGAAATTATATTATATCCAGCAGCTTGGACCAGCCGCATCATGGTATTATgccaccaataaaaataaattaaagcacCAAACCATCACAAAAATAAGGTACTTTGAATGAAATTTTCCCAGATTATGTAAATTAGGATCGTTTTAAAGTAATTTGTATCAATACGTAATGCAAGCAGCAAGCCAATAGTACTGAGGAAATCAACATACAAGACTGACCATGAAAAAGAGATTTAACAATCAGACATTTGCTGAGAGTCGAACCATAACGTTAAAGTTGCTAAAAGAGCCACTGTTGCAGTTTCAACACGTAGGCGATGTGGGCCAAGACCTACAGCAGTCGCACCCGCTTCCATTATCATATTCACTTCTTTCTCTGTGAAGTCTGAATAAAAAATACATCAAAATAAATCAACAATGTCCAATTGATCTCTGCCAAAAGAAAGAACATATGACTGATACAGGCTCTTGAAACCAAAGCTATACCATTTTTAGAAAGAAAGATTTTGGAATATGTTTAAAACAGCACAAAATACTCATTCTATTACAAGATAATTTGAATCACTTAAAACAACGTAATATTGTGTTACTCCAAACCAGCTTTTCAATGAGAACGCACAGAAGAAAAAAGATCCAACATGCGTATTGCAGTAGCTTTCATCAATAAAATATCTTATCAATCATAAATAGACTTGTCCAATAACATATTGATATGTCAAAAATGACTAATATAACAATCTGAAAACTCAAAGAGCGAAACTATTATACATATGCAAGGATAAAAATGACCATAGAAGCACAAATTATAAGGCAATAAGGTTATAAGAACTACAATTTCTTACCGAGAGTGGAACTCATAGgaaagaaaatagttttttgGATGCAAAATATGCACTATTTACAAAGAAAAGTACATTGTTACAATTCTGAGGATGCAATACTCGTTAATGAACATCCTGTATATGAAGATATGTATACTTGTTTTCACATCTGGAAATAAGAAATTCAGATTCATTTGACAAGTCAGCCCCAAAATAATCAATAATGAAACACCATATCTAGAAGCCCATTTACTCCAAAATTTAGACAAAAAAGGAAATGTGATGTTATAAGGGAATAGAGGGAATGATTCTAATGCATATGGAACTAACATATGAAACACTAACCTCCTTCTGGTCCAACAATTATCAGCCCTTTTGACTGTCTTCTTGATGAAGTCAATGAAGTAATAAGTGGAGTAGCTTCTGCTACAGCAAGAAAAGATATGTTTGATTGGGCAACCTGCATAAAAGTTACAACTCTAAGTTCAACTAACCAGGGGAAGGGATTTCACTTATCTATCTTTAACATTCCTTTAAGAATTAAGGAAATAACAAATATCAAGAAGCTGAAAACGAAGACAGTCCTAAATCTCTATCTTGCACATATGGTAAGCACTTCAATGAAAAGATATATTATACAACAGACGATAACACTGTGTTTCAGTTAGAATTTTTATGAGGAACAAGAACAAGGCCAACTTTCAAAGTGATAACTGGAGAAAAAAAGAACTAACGAGAGGCAGAAGGCTGTCAATTTTCATGGGAGGTTTCAAAATCATCTCATGCAGCCGTTGACCTGTTATACAATACCAGTTGAACATCGCATTTATGAGAAAGCCAAATTTTAACTggtttctaaaaacaaaaattaacacgagataaataataaagtatatGAATGCAGCTATGCCATTACATTGTTTAGATGCTGCCAAGATGACACGCTCCAATCTATCCACTCGATTTTCTGAGATAGATGAAGAACGCTCTGTCAACAAAGGAGTTACACTACTAGCCCCCAGCTCCTAAGAAATAAAGGAAAGAAATTGCGTTAAAAGCTAGAAAAGTTACAAGCACTAACCAGATAGCGTATCCACATACATTCAAAACATACCGTGCATTTCTCAACCAGCCAATCAGCTCGACCACCCTTGAGAGTACCTAATCAAAGGAAGCTTTTAACAAGTCATAAGGAGTTCTAAATCATGAAGCACACATGACACAACAACTTTTATGATTCAAAAACTCACCAAAAGCTGCAAATACATGCCACTGTGGGCTCTGTGGAAGAAGAAACTTTGGGTCTTCCAGTGCCACAAAATCAAGCGCGGTGCGATCAATCCTCTGAATGCACCCTTCTACCAAACCTCCTTTCCCATTGAAGAGCTCTACCCTTGCATGTATTATGTTGACAATCATAAAATGCTTAATTGGTGAGTAAATGGGTATCTAATATTACCGActcaaataattttgaaaaaaggtagataaaaagaaaatcctAAGCCTTAATTGTTCAGTAATAAATACAATCTTTTAAGCACATACCTATGTCTTTGAAATTTATGCCCTTTTGACAAGAAAGAAGcacaaaaacaatgaaaataaaagaaaccttTCCACCGACAGGTCTATGCCGATAAAAGAGAACTTTCTTTAAGAGTGCCTTGGCAGGGGAAATTAAATGCCGAAAGCAATgaaaataacacatatatgcTCACATATTCAACCCAACGGCAAAGCTTCATATGATCAAATTCtaataagaaaatagaaaagaacaTCAGAAACTGTTTTAGTAgaattataatgaaaattaaatccCTGGAATTAGAAAGGTTAAATTAGGCCAATGGCctgcaaataatataatatctaCAGGAAATAATTTTAAGGGGAGAACTTCTATCACCATATCATACCAAGATAATCGGGTAATTACATTTCTCATGATgtcaaactaataataaaatgacaCTATGTGACATGTATGAATAAATTTAACAAGATGGATCGATCTACTTCAGTTTTCTCAATCACTATTAACAGTTCCAACTTCTATCCCAAGATTACATAACTTTATAGAATAAACACAATTTTCCTATCACAAAACTAAGAAGCACTTTCGGAATAACataaaatgtcaaattttgtggtgaataaaaaaatgttaaattgaaTGATGAAAAGGTGTCAAATTTCAATAATGATAAAAGGGTACCTATCATCGGTGGTCAATCTTAAAACTTTAGTCATATGCCAGAACTCATCACCTTGCACCTTTACAAAACCACCCTGCAATATCACAGGAAAACAACATCAGGAATACACTTCTAAAtatggaaagaaaagaaaaatgcattgcAGCGACAAAATTCCTAATTTTCACTTAGCATTGCTTTTATATCATCACCTAACTCAATTAAAGAGTATTGCAGAagaaattactaaaaataaatagaaaaatataataccaGATTTTTGTGCAGCAATCGAATAAGACTAAATCCAGGCCTTGCCCTGCTACAGTAATATTTTATCATCTGTTTTCTTAACTTTCTCGGGAAACAAAAGCGTAGCAGTTGTCGAGTTTtctacacagagagagagagagagagagagagagagagaggataccTTGGAAGGAGGAAGAACTTCAGAGAAGAAGCGAGGGAGGCCACCACGGGACTGGTTCACGTTAGCTGAGGAAGACGCGGATGAGAATGCTCGAAGCGTTGAGGTGAAGATCCATGAAGGGTTCAATAGACCTATAAAACGAGGTCGTACTGGAGCTAGGGATTGCATTTGCAATGCGCAAACACAAAATTACTGCTAGAGGAagctttaaaattgaaaatgaaggaGCTGGAGAAGACGATGGGAGTTCGTGGGAAAATGTCGGATATGTGATATGACGTCGTTTCGAATAACATTAAATTAACTCGCAcaggctttttttttgtttgaataaataaatgcgCAGATCtctaaataatttgttaaaaatatactgttctttttctacaaaaatactaaaatatatccttttatccaaaaaaaaaaaaaaaaaaaagaaggaaagaaagctGTAATTTAATTGATCTTTATGATAATAGTTATTAATTAGAACTTTATAAGATACAAAAATTGTTGGGAATATATcatagatgaatatatgtaaatacatgtggacaatttaatacaaaataaataaaaataaatacaaaataaataaaatattttagaacttgtaggtttttaaaatttatctacTTTCTAGAAAGGTTGACCGAGGTCTGTGTGGTAACACAGTGTCCTTAACACGTTTTATGCCCACCGatgcaggagttttgtagcgagcgtctcccaggatacaacggctgcaaaagctttcagattcaaCATCTCTGAAacttttctcttcgaactttctgtgtaccttcactttatcactattttttttttttggtatttccttccaaaaattaaaattgaaaattttttttttttttttcgtgtaaccttcaaactctcataAGGAGTTATTTTCCCGTAAAACTCTCTCCcattatatcaaaaatattattttatttaaataaataaataaaaatattatatcaaaattcaacAACCAAAAgtccaaatcattcacacttgtggacctaggcccaactctaacaaaaattactaatataagaaaaatattctcttgaaatgaaaattcaaatttacttacaaaataaaaacaaaaaaaagatatatattaaaaaatctagTATCTAATgaatactaaaataaataaggatATGCGAAAAACAACACTGAGCAAAGAAAGAAGTAAAACAGACAGCAATTGAGTCAAAATATGTAGCTCATATTGGAGGCTTGTACAAAAACCTACTGATTACAACCCAGAATATTaccctttttgtctttttcaatCCCTATCAAAAACGtgacaaaaccccaaaaaacaaaaaaagaagcaaattacATAGAGAATACTATCTACTCGCTTGCTTCACCACTCCTGTTAGAAAATTGAGCGACTTGGAATACATACTGTGACAAAACAACAAACACCTACTACGCATCAGATAGTGTCCTCTTCCTCCTCCCCATGATTTCTTCGTAGCTATACCCTTTATCACTGTCTTCCTCATCCTCGTCGCCATCGTCGtcattatcatcatcttcatcttcagatAGTCTCCTCTTCCTCATCGTGATTTCGTTGTAGCTATATTCCTCACCATgtcctcctcctcctcatcaGCGTCAGCGTCagcatcatcgtcatcatcagATACCATATCATCCCCTTCAAACCCATTTCCCAAACTATCAGATCCTATCCCAAGCCTTCTTCGTCGGAACCGGAACGACCTTATGCATTGGCTGCCGAAACATGGAAAACACCACCAGCCGGAGCTACTGATCCTCCCTAATCTCCTTCAAGATCAGCGTCTTCCTTATTTTCCCAACAGCCTTCACATCCCCGAATCCCACACCATCTTCAGAGTACCACCATTCGTGCACGACCCTAACGACGCCTGCAATGCGGCGTGCCTTGGAACCTGCGGTGAAGCCGGAGTGGTAGAAGAAAAAGAGGTCGCCGAGTTTCATGGACTTGAGGTACTTCTGGGTGACCTTGTTCTTGCTGCCATTCCAATTGGTTATACCTCCATTGGCTCTCTGGTCTTCCCACGACCATGTGCTTGACTCCGTCATCAAAAGCCAATACTTTTCACTTTTCCCATCGTTGAAACTTCTTAACGTCTGaccctttcctttttttctttttttttttctttttttaatagctCGTCTGCTTGGACGGCTTGTTTTCGAACAGTTTTTAGGGGCATTTTGGTGGAACATATATAAGGACTTGGAAATGTGAGATTTATTTTGCATACGGCGAGAGGTTCGGCGCCTATGGATCCTTGAACCTCCTTtatcggatttttttttttttttttcaattttgaattttgaacctTGTTTTGAAGTTaaagcattttctttttttgctcgTCTGCGCTGAGCCTGTCACAGACATCAAAGAACGTTGGGATTATCCTGATTGATGCACAAAGGAAATTAGCTTAGCAAGCGTCCAATTTTGAGAGTGAATATGCCTTTGCTTATCACAGAAAATGTGCTGCTTCAACGAGT
This genomic interval carries:
- the LOC107434355 gene encoding uncharacterized protein LOC107434355 isoform X4; this translates as MQSLAPVRPRFIGLLNPSWIFTSTLRAFSSASSSANVNQSRGGLPRFFSEVLPPSKGGFVKVQGDEFWHMTKVLRLTTDDRVELFNGKGGLVEGCIQRIDRTALDFVALEDPKFLLPQSPQWHVFAAFGTLKGGRADWLVEKCTKIEWIDWSVSSWQHLNNVAQSNISFLAVAEATPLITSLTSSRRQSKGLIIVGPEGDFTEKEVNMIMEAGATAVGLGPHRLRVETATVALLATLTLWFDSQQMSDC
- the LOC107434355 gene encoding uncharacterized protein LOC107434355 isoform X1, producing the protein MQSLAPVRPRFIGLLNPSWIFTSTLRAFSSASSSANVNQSRGGLPRFFSEVLPPSKGGFVKVQGDEFWHMTKVLRLTTDDRVELFNGKGGLVEGCIQRIDRTALDFVALEDPKFLLPQSPQWHVFAAFGTLKGGRADWLVEKCTELGASSVTPLLTERSSSISENRVDRLERVILAASKQCQRLHEMILKPPMKIDSLLPLVAQSNISFLAVAEATPLITSLTSSRRQSKGLIIVGPEGDFTEKEVNMIMEAGATAVGLGPHRLRVETATVALLATLTLWFDSQQMSDC
- the LOC107434355 gene encoding uncharacterized protein LOC107434355 isoform X2 — protein: MCYFHCFRHLISPAKALLKKVLFYRHRPVGGKVSFIFIVFVLLSCQKGINFKDIELFNGKGGLVEGCIQRIDRTALDFVALEDPKFLLPQSPQWHVFAAFGTLKGGRADWLVEKCTELGASSVTPLLTERSSSISENRVDRLERVILAASKQCQRLHEMILKPPMKIDSLLPLVAQSNISFLAVAEATPLITSLTSSRRQSKGLIIVGPEGDFTEKEVNMIMEAGATAVGLGPHRLRVETATVALLATLTLWFDSQQMSDC
- the LOC107434355 gene encoding uncharacterized protein LOC107434355 isoform X3, giving the protein MQSLAPVRPRFIGLLNPSWIFTSTLRAFSSASSSANVNQSRGGLPRFFSEVLPPSKGGFVKVQGDEFWHMTKVLRLTTDDRVELFNGKGGLVEGCIQRIDRTALDFVALEDPKFLLPQSPQWHVFAAFGTLKGGRADWLVEKCTVCFECMWIRYLKIEWIDWSVSSWQHLNNVAQSNISFLAVAEATPLITSLTSSRRQSKGLIIVGPEGDFTEKEVNMIMEAGATAVGLGPHRLRVETATVALLATLTLWFDSQQMSDC
- the LOC107434355 gene encoding uncharacterized protein LOC107434355 isoform X5, which translates into the protein MQSLAPVRPRFIGLLNPSWIFTSTLRAFSSASSSANVNQSRGGLPRFFSEVLPPSKGGFVKVQGDEFWHMTKVLRLTTDDRVELFNGKGGLVEGCIQRIDRTALDFVALEDPKFLLPQSPQWHVFAAFGTLKGGRADWLVEKCTELGASSVTPLLTERSSSISENRVDRLERVILAASKQCCPIKHIFSCCSRSYSTYYFIDFIKKTVKRADNCWTRRRLHRERSEYDNGSGCDCCRSWPTSPTC
- the LOC112489242 gene encoding uncharacterized protein LOC112489242, with amino-acid sequence MSSSSSSASASASSSSSDTISSPSNPFPKLSDPIPSLLRRNRNDLMHWLPKHGKHHQPELLILPNLLQDQRLPYFPNSLHIPESHTIFRVPPFVHDPNDACNAACLGTCGEAGVVEEKEVAEFHGLELVCLDGLFSNSF